A region of Lacinutrix sp. Hel_I_90 DNA encodes the following proteins:
- a CDS encoding DUF1853 family protein — translation MNDKQEDLQPQFSGFFNTPHLFLHPVFGMQPFLKTLSNMPVFSGAMPVNIRLGQRVERFVTCEISHLETIKILSENNQIQTETKHTVGELDCLLLDNEQPVHLEIQFKYYLYDESLGENEIDHCIGPMRRDTLNEKLRKLRDKQLPLLYRSETKPLLERLNFGAEDFIQQLYFKAQLFIPYGKTITLKTLNPECIYGFYFKYADLPQFKACKFYKPKKTDWLLDVTPQVNWQTYQSILPELNGFEAEGYAPLVWLKFENGEIFKCFIVVK, via the coding sequence ATGAACGACAAACAAGAAGATTTACAACCACAATTTAGTGGCTTTTTTAATACCCCCCATTTGTTTTTACACCCTGTTTTTGGGATGCAGCCTTTTCTAAAAACATTGAGTAATATGCCTGTTTTCTCAGGAGCCATGCCTGTAAATATTAGGCTTGGGCAGCGGGTGGAGCGTTTTGTTACTTGTGAAATTTCTCATCTGGAAACCATTAAAATCCTTTCTGAAAATAATCAAATTCAAACGGAAACGAAACATACCGTTGGTGAGTTAGACTGTTTACTTTTAGATAATGAGCAGCCGGTACATTTAGAAATTCAGTTTAAATATTATTTATATGATGAATCCTTAGGTGAAAATGAAATCGACCATTGCATTGGTCCCATGCGACGCGATACTTTAAACGAAAAGCTAAGAAAACTTAGAGACAAGCAATTACCACTACTCTACCGCTCAGAAACCAAGCCATTGTTAGAGCGCTTAAATTTTGGGGCAGAAGATTTTATACAACAACTCTATTTTAAAGCACAGCTATTTATACCTTACGGCAAAACAATTACATTGAAAACATTAAATCCGGAGTGTATTTATGGGTTTTATTTTAAATATGCTGATTTACCTCAATTTAAAGCCTGTAAGTTTTACAAACCTAAAAAAACAGATTGGTTGCTGGATGTTACGCCTCAGGTAAATTGGCAAACCTATCAATCTATTTTACCAGAGCTCAACGGTTTTGAAGCTGAAGGCTATGCGCCTCTCGTGTGGTTAAAGTTTGAAAATGGTGAGATTTTTAAGTGTTTTATTGTCGTTAAGTAA
- a CDS encoding class I SAM-dependent methyltransferase, with the protein MALNRKKHWETVYETKTPDQVSWTQETPKTALDFITSFGLSKTARIIDVGGGDSKLVDYLLEAGYENITVLDISLQALEKSKQRLGPKAKKVNWVVSDITDFKPETTYDIWHDRATFHFLTTEEHLEKYKTIAKNCVTGYLIIGTFSENGPTKCSGLEIQQYSEEKMTSDFANGFEKINCITENHKTPFDTTQNFLFCSFKKQSN; encoded by the coding sequence ATGGCATTAAATAGAAAGAAACACTGGGAAACCGTTTATGAAACTAAAACCCCAGACCAAGTCAGTTGGACCCAAGAAACACCAAAAACAGCATTGGATTTTATTACATCATTTGGCCTGTCTAAAACAGCCCGAATTATCGATGTAGGCGGTGGCGACAGTAAGCTTGTGGATTACTTACTTGAAGCGGGGTATGAAAATATCACGGTGCTGGATATTTCATTACAGGCACTGGAAAAATCAAAACAGCGTCTTGGTCCTAAAGCAAAAAAAGTGAATTGGGTGGTGAGTGATATCACAGATTTTAAACCTGAAACAACGTATGATATCTGGCATGACAGAGCAACATTTCATTTTTTAACAACAGAGGAACACCTTGAAAAATATAAGACCATTGCTAAAAATTGTGTCACAGGCTATTTAATTATTGGGACTTTTTCTGAAAACGGACCAACAAAATGTAGTGGCTTGGAAATACAACAATACAGTGAAGAGAAAATGACGTCAGACTTTGCAAACGGGTTTGAAAAAATCAACTGTATAACAGAAAATCATAAAACACCTTTTGATACCACACAAAACTTTTTGTTTTGTAGTTTTAAAAAACAATCCAATTAA
- a CDS encoding DNA topoisomerase 3: MKVCIAEKPSVAREIAAVLGANTKRDGYYEGNGYAVTYTFGHLCTLKEPNDYKPYWKSWDLNNLPMLPERFETKVSKDSGIQKQFKIVKSLFDKATVVINCGDAGQEGELIQRWVLNQANYKGEVQRLWISSLTTEAIKEGFNNLKPSANYDNLYYAGFSRAIGDWLLGMNATRLYTVKHGGYKQVLSVGRVQTPTLAMLVNRFKEIEDFVPQPYWELQTLYRDTLFSYEEGRFLKMEDGEKLAAIVKEHDFEIVSTTKKKGNEYAPKLFDLTGLQVYCNTKFGFSADDTLKIVQKLYEQKVVTYPRVDTTFLPNDVYPKVSGILKNLTNYASLTAPVLAKKIKKSKKVFDDSKVTDHHAIIPTGVQMNLQYNQQQVFDIITRRFIAVFYDDCKVSNTTVIGKAEKVNFKTTGKEILEKGWRVVFETKETASKKETGILPTFVKGEKGPHEPSFLEKQTKPPNQFTEASLLRAMETAGKQVDDDELREIMKENGIGRPSTRANIIETLFRRKYIKRNKKQVLPTATGIQLIDTIQNELLKSAELTGKWEKQLKDIEKGEFSAASFIKQMKQMVDRLVYEVRSETTKANISSVNNAPAAAKKKATAKAAGITSEACPKCKTGSIIKGKSAYGCSEFNKTCDFVMPFKFEGKSISEKQYLRLLQKGSTVNLKGFKINSAPAEGLVRFDAHFKLKFEPKKGKTKTKSTSENNPCPKCNTGIIIKGKTAYGCSDYKNGCDFRFSYDAIRAKANGQQLTKDLVYAILNGQ, from the coding sequence ATGAAAGTTTGTATTGCCGAAAAACCATCTGTAGCAAGAGAAATTGCAGCCGTTTTAGGAGCCAACACCAAACGGGATGGCTACTATGAGGGTAACGGCTATGCAGTAACCTATACTTTTGGGCACTTGTGCACGCTAAAAGAACCTAACGACTATAAACCGTATTGGAAAAGTTGGGATTTAAACAATTTACCCATGCTTCCCGAACGCTTTGAGACTAAAGTGTCCAAAGATTCTGGAATACAAAAACAATTTAAGATTGTAAAAAGTTTATTTGATAAAGCAACAGTGGTTATAAACTGTGGTGATGCTGGTCAAGAAGGAGAGCTTATACAGCGCTGGGTGCTTAACCAGGCGAATTACAAAGGTGAAGTCCAGCGCCTTTGGATTTCTTCTTTAACAACAGAGGCCATTAAAGAAGGGTTTAATAATTTAAAACCGTCTGCTAATTACGACAATCTCTATTACGCCGGTTTTTCTCGTGCCATTGGCGATTGGTTGTTAGGCATGAATGCGACCCGTTTGTATACGGTAAAACATGGCGGCTACAAACAAGTATTGTCTGTTGGTCGGGTGCAAACACCAACATTAGCCATGTTAGTCAATCGCTTTAAAGAAATCGAAGACTTTGTACCACAACCCTACTGGGAATTACAAACCTTATATCGCGACACCCTATTTAGTTACGAAGAAGGGCGATTTTTAAAAATGGAGGATGGTGAAAAACTAGCTGCTATTGTTAAAGAACACGATTTTGAGATTGTATCGACTACAAAAAAGAAAGGCAATGAATATGCCCCAAAACTCTTTGATTTAACAGGCTTGCAAGTGTATTGCAATACCAAATTCGGGTTTTCAGCAGATGATACACTTAAGATTGTTCAGAAATTATACGAACAGAAAGTAGTCACCTACCCCAGAGTAGATACGACCTTCTTGCCTAATGATGTGTATCCTAAAGTATCAGGTATTTTAAAAAATCTAACGAATTATGCAAGCTTAACCGCTCCTGTTTTAGCTAAGAAAATAAAAAAATCTAAAAAAGTATTTGACGACAGTAAAGTCACGGATCACCACGCGATTATACCTACGGGGGTGCAAATGAATTTACAATACAATCAGCAACAGGTTTTCGATATTATTACACGGCGCTTTATTGCTGTTTTTTATGACGACTGTAAAGTGTCTAATACAACAGTGATTGGTAAAGCCGAAAAGGTGAACTTTAAAACCACTGGCAAAGAGATTTTAGAGAAAGGCTGGCGTGTTGTTTTTGAAACTAAAGAGACTGCAAGTAAAAAGGAAACAGGAATACTACCAACCTTCGTTAAAGGCGAAAAAGGACCACATGAGCCCTCCTTTTTAGAAAAACAAACCAAACCACCTAATCAATTTACCGAAGCATCCCTCCTACGCGCTATGGAAACCGCTGGAAAGCAGGTAGATGACGATGAGCTGCGTGAAATAATGAAAGAAAACGGTATTGGGAGACCCTCAACACGGGCTAATATTATTGAAACCTTATTCCGAAGAAAATACATTAAGCGTAATAAAAAACAAGTACTCCCAACAGCTACGGGGATTCAACTCATTGATACCATTCAAAATGAATTATTGAAATCTGCTGAATTAACCGGGAAATGGGAAAAACAATTAAAAGACATTGAGAAAGGCGAGTTTAGTGCGGCAAGTTTTATTAAACAAATGAAGCAAATGGTCGATCGTTTGGTTTATGAAGTAAGAAGTGAAACGACAAAAGCGAATATTTCATCTGTAAATAATGCCCCTGCTGCTGCAAAGAAAAAAGCAACTGCTAAAGCTGCTGGAATTACTTCTGAAGCGTGTCCGAAATGCAAAACCGGTTCAATTATTAAAGGGAAATCGGCATACGGCTGTTCAGAATTTAATAAAACCTGTGATTTTGTGATGCCTTTTAAATTTGAAGGAAAATCGATTTCCGAAAAACAATACCTCAGATTATTACAAAAAGGCTCGACAGTAAATCTAAAAGGGTTTAAAATCAATAGTGCTCCTGCAGAAGGATTAGTAAGATTCGATGCCCATTTTAAATTAAAGTTTGAACCAAAAAAAGGCAAAACAAAAACGAAAAGCACTTCTGAAAACAATCCGTGTCCAAAATGTAACACCGGTATTATTATAAAAGGAAAAACAGCCTATGGCTGTAGTGACTATAAAAACGGCTGTGATTTTAGATTTAGTTACGATGCTATTCGTGCTAAAGCTAACGGACAACAGCTTACAAAGGATTTGGTGTATGCCATTTTAAATGGACAATAA
- a CDS encoding pseudouridine synthase, giving the protein MKEPIHHHYKSYKPYGMLSQFASNSTQQQRKRFLGELGEFPKGIMPIGRLDEKSEGLLLLTTDGKISDYINSSGIEKEYYALVDGAISEEKIKTLQDGVEIGFDGKKYQTKPCKVFKLKTDPQFPERSKKIRDARHGPVSWVSITLTEGKFRQVRKMTSAVGCPTLRLVRVRVGTIQLKDMPVGAVEAIAINI; this is encoded by the coding sequence TTGAAAGAACCAATACACCATCACTACAAAAGCTATAAACCTTATGGCATGCTTAGTCAGTTTGCGAGCAATTCTACTCAGCAGCAAAGAAAACGATTTCTAGGTGAGCTTGGTGAATTCCCAAAAGGAATTATGCCTATTGGAAGATTAGACGAAAAAAGTGAAGGGTTGCTCCTATTAACGACAGACGGTAAAATAAGTGATTACATTAATTCCAGCGGAATAGAAAAAGAATATTACGCTTTAGTAGATGGCGCTATTTCCGAAGAAAAAATAAAGACATTACAAGACGGTGTAGAAATTGGTTTTGATGGTAAAAAGTACCAGACAAAACCTTGTAAGGTGTTTAAACTGAAAACCGATCCGCAATTTCCTGAGCGCTCAAAAAAAATTCGGGATGCACGTCACGGACCAGTATCCTGGGTTTCAATCACATTAACTGAAGGTAAATTTAGGCAAGTTCGCAAAATGACTTCTGCTGTAGGTTGTCCCACATTACGATTAGTACGGGTGCGTGTAGGAACGATTCAATTAAAGGATATGCCGGTTGGTGCTGTTGAAGCTATAGCCATTAATATTTAA
- a CDS encoding mechanosensitive ion channel family protein has protein sequence MEEQIACFFYDYYISFGFTEFSAKGLNMLTLLLISIIVIFILDRIITKILRAISVRVAKHTKSPFDDLLLANKVPRNIAHIIPLIIALQLLPIVFVHFEYIESPFRKTLQVLFIILTLWIVRSVLHTLEDYFKTLPRLRDKPIDSYIQVFMIFAWVAGMFAAVAVFSNVSIWKFVTGFGAASAIILLIFKDTILGFVASIQVSINDMVRIGDWITFEKYGADGDVIEINLATVKVQNFDNTITTIPTYAMISDSFKNWRGMTNSDGRRIKRHMLIKQSSIKYLTPEDVERLKEIEVISDYLTTMQNKIKKQNSALKVNKSLLINGKNMTNIGVFRKFIQTYLEQHSAINDSMLLMARQLQPTAHGIPLEIYCFSRDKRWENYEYVMSDLFDHFLAAVPYFDLELFELQNAISHTD, from the coding sequence ATGGAAGAACAAATAGCCTGCTTTTTTTATGACTACTATATAAGTTTCGGCTTTACAGAGTTTTCAGCTAAAGGTCTAAATATGCTGACATTATTACTCATATCCATTATTGTTATATTTATATTAGACCGAATTATCACAAAAATTTTGCGTGCTATTTCTGTTCGCGTCGCAAAACATACTAAATCACCTTTTGATGATTTATTATTGGCTAATAAAGTACCGAGAAATATCGCTCATATTATTCCTCTAATTATAGCCTTACAATTGCTGCCTATTGTTTTTGTGCATTTTGAATACATAGAAAGCCCTTTTCGTAAAACATTACAAGTCCTTTTTATAATTCTAACGCTTTGGATTGTACGTAGTGTTTTGCACACACTGGAAGATTACTTTAAAACTTTACCACGATTACGAGACAAACCTATAGACAGTTATATTCAGGTATTTATGATCTTTGCTTGGGTGGCTGGAATGTTTGCTGCTGTTGCTGTTTTTAGCAATGTTTCCATTTGGAAATTTGTCACTGGTTTTGGTGCTGCTTCGGCTATTATTTTACTTATTTTTAAAGATACTATTCTTGGCTTTGTCGCTAGTATACAAGTATCTATTAACGATATGGTACGTATTGGCGATTGGATTACCTTTGAAAAATATGGTGCCGATGGTGATGTTATTGAAATTAATCTGGCGACAGTAAAAGTTCAGAACTTTGATAACACCATTACAACCATTCCTACCTATGCCATGATTTCAGATTCGTTTAAGAATTGGCGTGGGATGACCAATTCTGATGGGCGACGTATTAAAAGACACATGCTTATTAAACAATCTTCTATTAAATACCTAACCCCTGAAGATGTGGAAAGATTAAAAGAAATTGAAGTTATTTCTGATTATCTAACCACCATGCAAAACAAAATAAAAAAGCAAAATAGTGCTCTTAAAGTAAATAAATCGCTACTTATTAATGGTAAAAACATGACTAATATTGGTGTGTTTAGAAAATTTATTCAAACCTATTTAGAGCAACATTCGGCAATTAATGACAGTATGCTACTCATGGCCAGACAACTACAGCCAACAGCCCATGGTATTCCTCTGGAGATCTATTGTTTTAGTAGAGACAAACGTTGGGAGAATTATGAGTACGTTATGAGCGATCTATTTGATCACTTCTTAGCCGCAGTACCCTATTTTGACTTGGAACTTTTTGAATTACAAAACGCCATAAGTCATACCGATTAA
- a CDS encoding TetR/AcrR family transcriptional regulator has protein sequence MKYLLSNLNISINEKIYLKDPESSDLGKRIIQHSILLIDDIGFDLFTFKKLGIKIGSNESSVYRYFESKHKLLLYLTSWYWTWLEYQLVLSTNSIENKVSKLEKGIDVLTQTTTIDSSFGHVDEIVLKRIVINEYSKSYLTKEVDTENKEGYFSVYKRLVNRLKDMIIEVDASYKYPLTLSSTIIEGAMHQHFLKDHFQSITECSPALPPKDFFKDLIFNVLKTK, from the coding sequence ATGAAATACTTGCTTTCAAATTTAAACATTAGTATTAACGAAAAAATATATTTGAAAGACCCTGAGTCTTCAGATTTAGGAAAACGCATCATTCAACATAGCATTCTGCTCATTGATGATATTGGCTTTGATTTGTTTACCTTTAAAAAGTTAGGCATAAAAATCGGATCTAATGAAAGTTCGGTGTATCGTTATTTTGAAAGCAAACATAAGCTACTACTCTATTTAACCTCTTGGTATTGGACTTGGCTAGAGTACCAATTAGTATTGTCTACTAATAGTATTGAAAACAAAGTATCAAAATTAGAAAAAGGGATAGATGTATTAACCCAAACAACGACTATTGATTCGTCTTTTGGTCATGTTGATGAAATTGTATTAAAGCGTATTGTTATCAATGAATACTCAAAATCATACTTAACAAAAGAAGTCGATACTGAAAATAAAGAGGGTTATTTTTCTGTTTATAAACGTTTAGTGAATAGACTAAAAGATATGATTATTGAAGTGGATGCTTCATACAAGTACCCATTAACCTTATCAAGCACCATTATTGAAGGCGCTATGCATCAACATTTTTTAAAGGATCACTTTCAATCCATAACAGAATGTAGTCCCGCATTACCACCTAAAGACTTTTTTAAAGATTTAATATTTAACGTTCTAAAGACTAAATAA
- a CDS encoding peptidase domain-containing ABC transporter: MPKNVINAWQRLIGLLKLDRKDIRQIFFYAIFAGVVSLSLPLGIQAIINLLQSAQISTSWIVLVGLVTLGVVFVGVLQLMQIRIIENVQQKIFTRASFEFSYRFPKMKMSGLSGYYPPELANRFFDTLTIQKGLSKVLIDFPAALLQIIFGLILLSFYHPFFIIYGFFLLTLMYIVFKFTAQKGLETSLEESNNKYKVAHWIQEIARSILSFKLSGKTNLAMDKNDKLVAKYLEARENHFRILVIQFIQLIGFKVLVTAGLLIIGGLLVLNQRMNIGQFVAAEIIILLVIASVEKLILGLETIYDVLTSIEKLGKVVDMPLESQSGEVLAFDSEPFTIELDDVSFTAPNRDSPIINTVSLTLEPKQVVLITGESGSGKSTLLKLIAGLIMPTKGKIYVNNKSLLGINLNSYRSQLGQTLTEETPFEGTLLDNITFGDKTITTDQVNAVIKNVGLKDFVKEMALGLHTVLYPEGKEISYTISKKIMLARSIIRTPKLLLLKEPLDQFESNEAKRIIDFLTDESHDWTLVVVSQNDQWKHKANKTIILKEGQIINTK, from the coding sequence ATGCCCAAAAATGTAATTAATGCCTGGCAACGTTTAATAGGCTTGCTAAAATTAGATAGAAAAGACATCCGTCAAATTTTCTTTTATGCCATTTTTGCAGGGGTGGTAAGCTTATCACTTCCTTTAGGAATTCAAGCGATTATAAACTTATTGCAAAGCGCACAAATTAGTACCTCTTGGATTGTTCTTGTGGGGCTGGTAACATTGGGGGTCGTGTTTGTTGGTGTTTTACAGCTCATGCAAATACGCATTATAGAAAATGTGCAACAAAAGATTTTTACCCGAGCCTCGTTTGAATTTTCTTATCGTTTTCCAAAAATGAAAATGAGCGGACTAAGTGGCTACTACCCTCCAGAATTAGCCAATCGGTTTTTCGATACCTTAACCATTCAAAAAGGATTATCTAAAGTTTTAATCGATTTTCCAGCGGCCTTATTACAAATTATTTTCGGATTAATATTACTATCCTTTTATCATCCATTCTTTATTATCTATGGTTTTTTCTTACTAACACTAATGTATATTGTTTTCAAATTTACCGCTCAAAAAGGCCTTGAAACTAGCTTGGAAGAATCTAACAATAAATATAAAGTTGCCCATTGGATTCAGGAAATTGCCCGCTCTATTTTAAGCTTTAAACTCTCTGGAAAAACCAATCTGGCAATGGATAAGAATGACAAGTTAGTCGCTAAATACTTAGAAGCACGCGAAAATCATTTTAGAATTTTAGTGATTCAATTCATTCAGCTTATTGGTTTTAAGGTGCTGGTAACAGCTGGACTTTTAATTATTGGTGGCTTATTAGTTTTAAACCAGAGAATGAACATTGGTCAATTTGTAGCTGCCGAAATCATCATTCTTTTAGTCATTGCTTCAGTAGAAAAATTAATTCTTGGCCTTGAAACTATTTATGATGTTTTAACGTCTATAGAAAAATTAGGCAAAGTTGTAGATATGCCATTAGAATCTCAAAGTGGTGAGGTTTTAGCATTTGATAGCGAACCTTTTACTATTGAATTAGATGATGTTTCTTTTACTGCTCCTAATCGAGATTCGCCAATTATAAACACTGTTTCCTTAACCCTAGAACCAAAGCAAGTCGTGCTAATTACAGGTGAAAGTGGTTCTGGGAAATCAACCTTACTAAAACTTATTGCAGGTTTAATAATGCCAACTAAAGGAAAAATTTATGTCAACAATAAATCATTACTAGGCATTAATTTAAATTCTTATCGGTCACAATTAGGGCAAACATTAACTGAAGAAACACCTTTTGAAGGCACCCTATTGGATAACATTACTTTTGGTGATAAAACCATAACAACAGATCAAGTGAACGCCGTAATTAAAAATGTTGGCTTAAAGGATTTTGTAAAGGAAATGGCTCTAGGACTACACACCGTTTTATATCCTGAAGGGAAAGAGATCTCTTATACAATTTCAAAAAAAATAATGTTGGCAAGAAGTATTATTAGAACGCCAAAACTGCTATTACTAAAAGAACCTTTAGATCAGTTTGAAAGCAATGAAGCCAAACGAATCATTGATTTTTTAACAGATGAATCGCATGACTGGACACTTGTAGTTGTTAGCCAAAATGACCAATGGAAACACAAAGCAAATAAGACAATAATATTAAAAGAGGGTCAAATAATTAACACAAAATAG
- a CDS encoding HlyD family secretion protein — protein sequence MLNISENRLNTKVDISHFESSKKAFGKQHFKNFNRLLLIFAVLCIITLFLPWTQNITANGAVTTLTPDQRPQSIQSPIPGRIEKWYVKEGDFVKKGDTILFVSEVKNEYFNPDLVKRTGEQIQSKNFSVESYGSKVNALNNQIGALATERVLKLEQAKNKLLQSKLKVKSDSIDYEASKTNLNIAEKQFARIETLQNEGLKSVTEVEEKRLKLQETQAKLISLENKYLAAKNEVLNAEVEINRIQAEYIDKISKAQSDKFTAKSNQFDTEAQVSKLENDYTNYAMRNAMYYIRAPLDGYINKAIKTGIGESFKEGERLVGIMPANYDVAVETYIKPIDLPLVHLGETFRVQFDGWPAIVFSGWPNVSYGTYGAKVVAIESFISDNGKFRILLAPDPEDYPWPKAIRVGSGVKALGLLEDVPIWFELWRKVNGFPPNYYEPKNELKKDQK from the coding sequence ATGTTAAATATTTCAGAGAATAGATTAAATACTAAAGTTGATATTTCACATTTCGAGTCTTCAAAAAAGGCTTTTGGGAAACAGCACTTTAAAAATTTTAATAGACTGTTACTAATTTTTGCCGTACTGTGCATTATTACTTTGTTTTTACCCTGGACACAAAACATAACTGCAAATGGAGCTGTAACGACCTTAACACCTGATCAAAGACCACAAAGTATTCAATCGCCAATTCCAGGGCGTATTGAAAAGTGGTACGTAAAAGAAGGTGATTTTGTAAAAAAAGGAGATACAATTCTTTTTGTTTCTGAAGTTAAGAATGAGTATTTCAATCCTGATCTCGTAAAACGAACAGGAGAGCAAATTCAATCCAAAAACTTTTCTGTAGAAAGTTACGGTTCAAAAGTAAATGCGTTAAACAACCAAATTGGTGCTTTAGCTACAGAACGCGTTTTAAAGTTGGAACAAGCGAAAAATAAATTGTTACAGAGCAAACTTAAAGTTAAGAGTGATAGCATAGATTATGAAGCGTCTAAAACCAATTTAAACATTGCCGAAAAACAATTTGCACGAATTGAAACCCTACAAAATGAAGGCTTAAAATCGGTAACAGAGGTTGAAGAGAAACGTCTCAAACTTCAAGAAACACAGGCTAAACTTATTTCCCTAGAAAACAAATATTTAGCCGCTAAAAATGAAGTATTAAATGCAGAAGTAGAAATAAACCGCATTCAAGCTGAATATATTGACAAAATATCAAAAGCACAAAGTGATAAATTCACTGCTAAATCAAATCAGTTTGATACTGAAGCGCAAGTCTCAAAACTAGAAAATGATTATACAAATTACGCCATGCGTAATGCGATGTATTACATTAGAGCCCCATTGGACGGCTATATAAACAAAGCCATAAAAACTGGTATTGGAGAAAGCTTTAAAGAGGGAGAACGTTTGGTTGGTATTATGCCCGCTAATTATGATGTCGCCGTAGAAACTTACATTAAACCTATAGATCTACCATTAGTACACCTTGGCGAAACGTTTAGAGTGCAGTTTGATGGCTGGCCAGCAATTGTTTTTAGTGGTTGGCCCAACGTGTCATACGGAACCTATGGAGCAAAGGTAGTAGCCATAGAAAGTTTTATTAGTGATAATGGAAAATTTAGAATCCTATTGGCACCAGATCCCGAAGATTATCCATGGCCGAAAGCTATTCGCGTAGGATCTGGAGTAAAAGCACTCGGTTTATTAGAAGATGTACCCATTTGGTTTGAACTATGGCGTAAAGTCAATGGCTTCCCGCCTAATTACTATGAACCTAAGAATGAACTAAAAAAAGACCAGAAGTAA
- a CDS encoding TolC family protein: MTTFNHSILFLLLLSITVTFGQSESLELKQELSLEEYLGYVKLHHPLMKQANLTLNVGEASLLKARGGFDPKIEVDYDRKKFKNTEYFDQLNATFKIPTWYGIEFKANFEENTGAFLNPNLTVPDGGLYSAGVSFSLAQGFLINERMAALKEARFFREQTKADRDLIVNNLIFEASIAYFEWLEATNEQGIYTEFLKNASTRFNAVERSAAVGEKAMIDVTEARIVLKNRQLNLEEASLKRRKATLKVSNYLWLNNVPLEIQDNVLPVRPEKQNLEMALVLEGITDTNAMLESHPKLLSIAAKIGGLSINRALKQNKLLPKLALQYNFLSPEFDQINTFNTANYKAFVNFSFPVLLRKERGDLKLANLKLQEANFERTAITLNLKNKINAVNTEILSLEVQTKLINEIIEDYKTLVNAEDRKFFLGESSLFLINAREQKLIDTQLKENALIAKQLSAIASLYNVLGLSEPIIKN, encoded by the coding sequence ATGACTACATTTAATCATAGTATTCTTTTCTTATTGTTACTTAGCATAACCGTTACTTTTGGGCAATCAGAAAGTCTTGAGCTTAAACAAGAGTTGTCTTTAGAGGAATATTTGGGTTACGTAAAATTGCATCACCCACTAATGAAGCAAGCGAACTTAACTCTAAATGTAGGTGAAGCCAGTTTGCTAAAAGCACGTGGTGGTTTCGATCCAAAAATTGAAGTAGATTATGACAGAAAAAAATTCAAAAACACAGAGTATTTTGACCAACTTAATGCCACCTTTAAAATCCCTACTTGGTATGGTATTGAATTTAAAGCCAATTTTGAAGAGAACACCGGGGCATTCTTGAATCCAAACCTAACGGTGCCTGATGGCGGATTATATAGTGCGGGTGTTTCATTTTCATTAGCACAAGGCTTTTTAATTAATGAACGCATGGCAGCATTAAAAGAAGCGCGTTTTTTTAGAGAGCAAACAAAAGCAGATCGGGATTTAATTGTAAACAACCTGATTTTTGAGGCAAGTATCGCCTATTTTGAATGGCTTGAAGCGACAAACGAGCAAGGTATTTACACGGAATTTCTTAAAAATGCATCTACGAGATTTAACGCGGTGGAACGCAGTGCCGCCGTCGGCGAAAAAGCAATGATTGATGTCACTGAAGCCCGTATTGTCTTAAAAAACAGACAACTTAATCTGGAAGAAGCATCTTTAAAAAGAAGAAAAGCAACCTTAAAAGTAAGCAACTATTTATGGTTAAATAATGTGCCTCTGGAAATACAGGATAATGTGCTACCTGTACGTCCCGAAAAGCAAAATCTAGAAATGGCTTTAGTATTGGAAGGAATTACAGACACTAATGCGATGTTAGAAAGTCATCCTAAATTATTAAGTATAGCGGCTAAAATTGGTGGTTTATCAATAAACCGCGCGCTCAAACAAAATAAATTATTGCCAAAGCTAGCGCTTCAGTACAACTTTTTATCACCAGAATTCGATCAAATTAACACCTTTAATACAGCAAACTATAAGGCCTTTGTAAACTTCAGCTTTCCAGTTTTATTACGAAAGGAACGTGGTGATTTAAAGCTGGCGAATCTAAAATTACAGGAGGCTAATTTTGAACGTACCGCCATAACACTCAACCTGAAAAATAAAATAAACGCAGTAAATACCGAAATACTTTCATTAGAAGTACAAACTAAACTTATAAATGAGATTATAGAAGATTATAAAACACTGGTTAATGCAGAGGACCGTAAGTTTTTCCTAGGAGAAAGTTCATTGTTTTTAATAAATGCTCGAGAACAAAAATTAATTGATACACAGCTCAAGGAAAATGCACTTATAGCAAAACAGTTAAGCGCTATTGCTAGCTTATATAATGTGTTAGGCCTCTCTGAACCAATAATTAAAAATTAA